One genomic region from Quercus robur chromosome 4, dhQueRobu3.1, whole genome shotgun sequence encodes:
- the LOC126724559 gene encoding putative disease resistance RPP13-like protein 1: MASGMVVSALLSGVCQVLFDRLASPQLMSFFRRDQTLPDKLRIVLLTVHAVLIDAEEQQITNLRVKEWVKMLEDAVYRAEDLLDKIDTWQRKSEADAKVKGKSKVNGNEVRNKKIESKLTEIVEELDLLAKQRDLLNLKKSVSVKPPPMSPTTSLVDESEVFGRNNDKEKLKRKLLTDDAPENRIPVIAIVGIGGVGKTTLSQLLYNDSEVKGRFHLRAWAYVSEEFDVFKVTRTIYESVTQMSCNVRDLNLLQIKLQKRLKENRFLLILDNIWNEKFIDWDLLSRPLKNGASGSRIVVTTRNQRVATLMGAFFTHPLSHLSDDDCWLLFAKHAFWTSNYEEAFKEIGEEIAKKCKGLPLAAKTLGGLLLSKEKEEWNRILKSKLWDLPEDNSILPALRLSYNYLPWHLKRCFNYCSMFPKNYEFRKDKLILLWMAEGFLQSPTDKETMEQLGREYFHQLFSWSFFQKSSHNELCFVMHDLINDLALLTSGEFYCKFEDGKPSDFLRKERHFACLADQLDGPEKFRDSISKFKDLRTFLPLRTVSNMSRTTGISRVFCDEWLPKLKNLRVLSFSCYAISKLPDSLSEMIHLRYLDLSQTLIAELPSSTCLLFNLQTLLLSGCRQLTMLPAKSLGLLINLRYFDLSQTAITELPSSTCCLTNLQTLLLSDCHRLTMSPEQIRRFSNLRLLDASHKTSLQPRLIRH, translated from the coding sequence ATGGCTTCCGGTATGGTGGTGTCGGCATTGCTCTCTGGCGTATGTCAAGTGCTGTTTGACAGGCTGGCTTCTCCCCAGCTCATGAGCTTCTTCCGACGCGATCAGACACTCCCGGACAAGCTGAGGATAGTTCTGCTGACTGTTCATGCAGTGCTCATAGATGCAGAGGAGCAGCAGATCACGAATCTGAGGGTGAAAGAGTGGGTCAAGATGCTCGAAGATGCTGTCTACCGAGCTGAAGATCTGTTGGACAAGATCGATACTTGGCAACGCAAATCAGAAGCTGACGCGAAGGTCAAGGGAAAATCGAAGGTCAACGGAAATGAggtaagaaacaaaaaaatagaatctAAGCTCACAGAAATAGTTGAAGAACTAGATCTTTTAGCAAAGCAGAGAGATCTCCTCAATCTTAAGAAAAGTGTAAGTGTGAAACCACCACCCATGTCGCCCACAACTTCTTTGGTTGATGAATCTGAGGTGTTTGGTAGAAATAATGATAAAGAGAAGCTAAAAAGAAAATTGCTTACTGATGATGCACCAGAAAATAGAATCCCTGTGATTGCAATAGTAGGGATTGGTGGGGTTGGCAAGACAACCCTCTCTCAGCTTTTGTATAATGATTCTGAGGTGAAGGGTAGATTTCACTTGAGGGCATGGGCTTATGTTTCAGAAGAATTTGATGTTTTTAAGGTAACTAGAACCATTTACGAGTCAGTCACTCAAATGAGTTGTAATGTCAGAGATCTGaatcttcttcaaattaaactACAGAAGAGACTAAAGGAAAATAGATTCTTGCTAATATTAGATAATATTTGGAATGAGAAATTTATTGATTGGGATTTGCTGTCAAGACCCTTAAAAAATGGAGCTTCTGGAAGTAGAATTGTTGTGACAACTCGTAATCAACGTGTTGCAACACTGATGGGTGCATTTTTCACTCATCCTTTGTCACATTTGTCTGATGATGATTGCTGGTTATTATTTGCAAAACATGCATTTTGGACTAGCAATTATGAAGAAGCCTTCAAAGAAATCGGTGAAGAAATTGCAAAAAAGTGCAAGGGTCTGCCTTTAGCTGCAAAAACGTTAGGTGGTCTCTTGCTgtcaaaagagaaagaagaatggAATAGAATATTGAAGAGCAAGCTATGGGATCTACCTGAAGATAATAGCATACTTCCAGCTTTAAGATTGAGTTATAATTATCTCCCTTGGCATCTCAAACGATGCTTTAATTACTGTTCGATGTTTCCTAAGAATTATGAGTTTAGAAAAGACAAATTGATTCTTTTGTGGATGGCGGAAGGTTTTTTGCAGTCACCAACTGATAAGGAAACAATGGAACAACTTGGTAGAGAGTATTTTCATCAGCTATTTTCATggtcattttttcaaaaatcaagtCACAATGAATTGTGCTTTGTGATGCATGACCTTATCAATGATTTAGCTCTGTTAACATCTGGAGAATTTTATTGCAAGTTTGAGGATGGCAAGCCTTCTGACTTCTTGAGAAAGGAGCGGCATTTTGCATGCTTGGCGGACCAACTTGATGGCCCTGAAAAGTTTAGGGACTCTATTAGCAAGTTTAAGGATCTGCGAACCTTCCTTCCACTAAGAACGGTTTCGAACATGAGTCGAACTACTGGCATAAGTAGAGTATTTTGTGATGAATGGTTGCCAAAACTGAAAAACTTGCGGGtgctctctttttcttgttaTGCTATCTCTAAGTTACCTGACTCTTTGAGCGAGATGATACATCTACGCTACTTGGACCTTTCTCAAACTTTGATTGCGGAGTTACCCAGTTCGACgtgtttattgtttaatttgcaGACGTTGTTGTTGTCTGGGTGCCGTCAGCTCACTATGTTACCAGCAAAATCTTTGGGGCTATTGATAAATTTACGCTACTTTGACCTTTCTCAAACTGCAATCACAGAGTTACCCAGCTCGACTTGTTGTTTAACAAATTTGCAGACATTGTTGTTGTCCGACTGTCATCGTCTCACTATGTCACCAGAGCAGATTAGACGATTCAGTAATTTACGCCTTCTTGATGCGAGTCATAAAACGAGCTTGCAGCCTAGGTTGATTCGACATTGA